In one window of Vulpes vulpes isolate BD-2025 chromosome 1, VulVul3, whole genome shotgun sequence DNA:
- the LOC140598254 gene encoding vomeronasal type-1 receptor 1-like yields the protein MILVNLAFGMLILAQIGIGTVGNALLFCHYVCSHFRRHRLRPFGQIINHLTLANTLILLWGGIPGTMAAFELKYFLHDITCKFVSYFYRVAWGNSLSTTCLLSAFQALSINPTNYRWAELKFKSPKYINALCILSWMFHLLINIIVPMRMTGSKNSRNISVKSNLGYCSHRFINTITESICLVIFTSIDVICLGLMIWSSGSMIFFLHRHQQQVQYIHSTRQTSQISPESRAKKAILILVSTFVIFHSLSSVFEMYAYLFDNPQFWLANTIVLLTSCFPTLSPFLLLKSDPHVSRLCHS from the coding sequence ATGATTCTTGTTAACTTGGCATTTGGTATGCTCATCCTTGCTCAGATTGGAATAGGTACTGTGGGTAATGCTTTACTCTTTTGTCATTATGTCTGCTCTCATTTTAGGAGACATAGATTGAGACCATTTGGGCAAATAATCAACCATCTTACTTTAGCCAATACTTTGATTCTTCTTTGGGGAGGAATCCCTGGGACAATGGCAGCCTTTGAGTTGAAATACTTCCTACATGATATCACATGTAaatttgtctcttatttttacAGAGTGGCCTGGGGAAATTCTCTTAGCACCACCTGTCTTTTGAGTGCTTTCCAGGCCTTAAGTATTAACCCCACAAACTATAGATGGGCAGAACTCAAATTCAAATCCCCAAAGTACATTAATGCTCTATGTATCCTGAGTTGGATGTTTCATTTGCTGATAAATATCATTGTTCCCATGAGAATGACTGGATCAAAGAATAGCAGAAATATCAGTGTGAAATCAAATCTTGGGTATTGCTCTCATAGATTTATTAACACAATTACAGAATCAATATGTTTAGTTATTTTCACCTCTATTGATGTTATTTGTTTGGGACTCATGATATGGTCCAGTGGATCCATGATATTTTTCCTTCACAGGCACCAACAGCAAGTCCAATACATTCACAGCACTAGGCAAACCTCCCAAATATCCCCAGAGAGCAGAGCCAAAAAAGCCATCCTGATACTTGTGAGCACTTTTGTtatatttcattctctctcttctgtttttgaaATGTATGCTTATCTTTTTGACAACCCACAGTTTTGGCTTGCAAACACTATTGTGCTTCTAACATCTTGT